From a region of the Candidatus Acidiferrales bacterium genome:
- a CDS encoding aminotransferase class V-fold PLP-dependent enzyme, with product MKVAEMREDVPNLLASVQRHATTWFALLDKRPVRATASADELRQELGGASPKKGEAPEKVVEALASAGTKGTVAMAGPRYFGFVIGGSFPAALAADWLVSAWDQNAGLYIMSPMVSVIEQITGEWLRELAGLPSKMSFGFVTGCHMANFTALAAARHRVLRNAGWDTEADGLFGAPPIEVIVSEEAHYTISTALRLLGLGANRVRKIPTDNQGRMRADALAATLRGGKGPCIVCAQAGNVNTGAFDPINEIAECAKERGAWLHVDGAFGLWAAASPKYAALVRGAEKADSIATDAHKWLNVPYDCGVAFCADEAAHRGAMSLAAAYIVATESERDPHEFVPEESRRARAVPVYAALRSLGREGYAELIERNCRQARRFADALRTAGYEVLNDVVLNQVLVSFGTAEQTQRTIAAIQEDGTCWCGGTVWQGKTAMRISVSNWSTTDEDVEQSIAAMLRAAQGHTQ from the coding sequence ATGAAGGTTGCAGAAATGCGCGAGGATGTTCCGAATTTGCTCGCCAGTGTGCAGCGGCATGCGACGACGTGGTTTGCGTTACTCGACAAACGACCGGTGCGCGCGACGGCATCGGCTGATGAATTGCGGCAAGAACTGGGTGGCGCGTCTCCGAAGAAAGGAGAAGCGCCGGAGAAAGTGGTGGAAGCGCTTGCCTCTGCGGGAACGAAAGGGACAGTCGCCATGGCAGGGCCGAGATACTTTGGATTCGTGATCGGAGGAAGTTTTCCGGCCGCGCTCGCCGCGGACTGGCTGGTTTCGGCGTGGGATCAGAATGCCGGGCTCTACATTATGTCGCCGATGGTTTCCGTGATTGAGCAGATCACAGGAGAATGGCTGCGCGAACTCGCCGGGCTCCCCTCGAAAATGAGTTTTGGATTTGTCACCGGCTGCCACATGGCGAATTTCACGGCGCTCGCCGCCGCGCGGCATCGCGTCTTGCGCAATGCCGGATGGGACACCGAAGCGGACGGTCTTTTCGGAGCGCCGCCAATCGAAGTGATCGTCAGCGAAGAAGCGCATTATACGATTTCGACGGCGCTGCGGTTATTGGGGCTGGGAGCGAACCGCGTTCGCAAAATCCCCACAGACAATCAAGGCCGGATGCGCGCGGACGCGCTGGCTGCGACGTTGCGCGGAGGCAAAGGGCCGTGCATCGTCTGCGCGCAGGCAGGAAACGTGAACACGGGCGCATTCGATCCGATCAACGAAATCGCGGAATGCGCGAAGGAGCGCGGCGCGTGGCTGCACGTCGATGGGGCGTTCGGTCTGTGGGCTGCGGCGTCGCCCAAATATGCGGCGCTGGTGCGCGGCGCCGAAAAGGCCGATTCAATCGCCACAGACGCGCACAAATGGCTCAACGTTCCTTACGACTGCGGAGTTGCTTTTTGCGCGGATGAGGCTGCGCACCGCGGCGCGATGTCTCTCGCGGCGGCGTACATTGTGGCAACGGAAAGTGAGCGCGACCCGCACGAATTTGTGCCGGAAGAGTCGCGGCGCGCGAGGGCTGTGCCAGTTTACGCGGCCCTGCGGTCGCTAGGACGCGAGGGTTACGCGGAATTGATCGAGCGCAATTGCCGCCAGGCGCGGCGATTCGCCGATGCGCTGCGCACCGCTGGATATGAAGTGCTCAATGATGTGGTGCTGAATCAGGTGCTGGTTTCCTTCGGCACCGCAGAGCAGACGCAACGGACCATCGCCGCAATTCAGGAGGATGGCACGTGCTGGTGCGGAGGAACCGTGTGGCAGGGAAAGACGGCGATGCGCATCAGCGTAAGCAACTGGTCGACGACGGATGAAGATGTCGAACAGAGCATTGCAGCGATGCTGCGCGCGGCGCAAGGGCACACACAATAG
- the msrA gene encoding peptide-methionine (S)-S-oxide reductase MsrA: MAKATFAAGCFWGVEEAFRQIKGVTATTVGYTGGTTKNPSYKDVCTGATGHAEAVEVEFDPAQVSYRELLAAFFQNHNPTTLNRQGPDFGTQYRSAIFYHDAEQEAAAREAVAALEKSSVFKRPIVTEIKPASEFYRAEEYHQQYLAKRGAASCHY; this comes from the coding sequence ATGGCAAAGGCCACATTTGCCGCAGGATGTTTTTGGGGCGTCGAAGAAGCGTTCCGCCAAATCAAGGGCGTCACTGCAACGACTGTCGGCTACACCGGCGGCACGACGAAAAATCCGTCCTACAAAGACGTTTGCACTGGCGCGACCGGCCACGCCGAAGCCGTCGAAGTCGAATTCGATCCCGCGCAGGTTTCCTATCGCGAACTTCTCGCTGCGTTTTTTCAGAATCACAATCCCACGACGCTCAATCGCCAGGGCCCCGATTTCGGCACGCAGTATCGTTCCGCAATTTTTTATCACGACGCCGAACAGGAAGCGGCCGCGCGCGAAGCCGTCGCCGCGCTCGAAAAATCCAGCGTCTTCAAGCGTCCCATCGTCACGGAAATCAAGCCCGCGTCGGAGTTTTACCGCGCCGAGGAATACCATCAGCAGTATCTCGCCAAACGCGGCGCCGCCTCCTGCCACTACTGA
- a CDS encoding type II toxin-antitoxin system HicB family antitoxin → MKRQEHVTEVEEAAIRIRIEALKEGRYLGTSPDIPGLIAEGRSIAETIEIAQDLARKIVESCREHGDPLPAVFSKDRKKTREFLVPVPMP, encoded by the coding sequence ATGAAGCGGCAAGAGCATGTCACAGAAGTTGAAGAGGCAGCGATTCGCATCCGAATCGAGGCGCTCAAAGAGGGGCGCTACCTCGGAACGAGTCCCGATATTCCGGGCCTCATAGCCGAAGGCCGCAGCATCGCCGAGACGATCGAGATTGCACAAGATCTCGCTCGCAAAATTGTCGAATCGTGCCGTGAGCATGGGGATCCTCTCCCTGCTGTATTCTCAAAAGACCGCAAGAAGACCCGCGAATTTCTCGTGCCTGTGCCAATGCCCTGA
- a CDS encoding APC family permease — translation MPTANGTSKTPVALASGVFRQIGFLPLLAVFFGYTCGGPFGYEEIFKDSGPGMAIVFLALVPFFWSIPISLASAELNSIMPVQGGFYRWTRAAFGDFWGFQCGWWNWTGTFLLNSAYGAQLMDYVKNYYPQLTDNERWLGACAILILLAIVNARGIKVAGWLAVVLQTAVFIPVIWLCVVALFHWHHNPMLPFSPPGKQFVGVFGSGLAIAMWNYAGYEQLSSVTQEMKDPQRTFTRLIAWNTPLCVITYILPAALALAVLGNWHDWITGYIVDASRLVGGETLGAAMLVASIIGTLALSNSTILYTTRIPATMAEDGFLSAWLGKIHARWGTPARAIAVSAIIYCVLAKFDVVPLVDIYIWTRIATSMLTLLSAWRMRRKAPNAPRRFRVPAGKIGMAYVVIVPAILCAIKIAYSEPFVMRYSPLLLATGPVAYLILRFVFRITPRPTIEPVGSAAPE, via the coding sequence ATGCCCACCGCGAACGGCACTTCCAAAACGCCGGTTGCTCTTGCAAGCGGAGTTTTTCGCCAAATCGGTTTCCTTCCGCTGCTCGCTGTTTTTTTCGGCTACACCTGCGGCGGGCCATTCGGCTACGAAGAAATTTTCAAGGACTCCGGCCCGGGCATGGCCATTGTGTTTCTCGCGCTCGTGCCGTTTTTCTGGAGTATTCCGATTTCGCTCGCGTCCGCCGAGCTGAACAGCATCATGCCCGTGCAGGGCGGCTTCTATCGCTGGACGCGCGCGGCGTTCGGCGACTTCTGGGGATTTCAGTGCGGATGGTGGAACTGGACGGGAACGTTTCTGCTGAACAGCGCATACGGCGCGCAGTTGATGGATTATGTGAAGAACTACTATCCGCAACTCACCGACAACGAACGATGGCTCGGCGCGTGCGCGATTCTGATTCTTCTCGCCATCGTGAATGCGCGCGGAATCAAAGTCGCGGGCTGGTTAGCGGTCGTGTTGCAAACCGCGGTCTTCATTCCGGTGATCTGGCTGTGCGTGGTTGCGCTTTTCCACTGGCACCACAATCCGATGCTTCCGTTTTCTCCGCCGGGAAAACAATTCGTCGGAGTTTTCGGTTCCGGCCTCGCGATCGCCATGTGGAATTATGCCGGCTACGAACAACTTTCCAGCGTCACGCAGGAAATGAAAGATCCGCAGCGCACGTTCACGCGGCTGATTGCGTGGAACACGCCGCTCTGCGTCATCACCTACATTTTGCCCGCGGCGCTGGCGCTCGCCGTGCTCGGCAACTGGCACGACTGGATCACCGGCTACATCGTGGATGCTTCGCGGCTCGTCGGCGGAGAAACGCTCGGCGCGGCGATGCTCGTCGCATCCATCATCGGGACGCTCGCGCTTTCGAACAGCACGATTCTTTACACCACGCGAATCCCCGCGACGATGGCAGAAGATGGATTTCTGTCCGCGTGGCTCGGCAAGATTCACGCACGATGGGGCACGCCGGCGCGTGCGATCGCGGTCTCGGCGATCATCTATTGCGTCCTCGCAAAGTTCGATGTTGTCCCGCTGGTGGACATTTATATCTGGACGCGCATCGCAACTTCGATGTTGACGCTGCTTTCGGCGTGGCGCATGCGGCGAAAAGCTCCCAACGCGCCGCGGCGTTTTCGTGTGCCCGCCGGAAAAATCGGCATGGCGTATGTTGTGATTGTGCCGGCGATTTTGTGTGCGATAAAAATCGCGTACAGCGAGCCGTTCGTGATGCGCTATTCGCCGTTGCTGCTCGCCACCGGCCCCGTCGCGTATTTAATTTTGCGCTTCGTCTTCCGAATAACCCCGCGGCCGACCATCGAACCGGTTGGAAGTGCTGCCCCGGAATAA
- the pruA gene encoding L-glutamate gamma-semialdehyde dehydrogenase — protein sequence MTSPARSLGRGEFKNEPIKDFSKSENRKAMEAALKKVSGELGREYPILIGGEEIFTAEKTHSTNPSHPDQVVGIFQKGTVEMANQAVEAAHKEFASWQWVPADERAECCFSAAKILRKRRFEMNAWLCYETGKTWPEADADTAELIDFCEFYGREMLRLAGPQKLIPNAGEQNYLKYIPLGVGIVIPPWNFAAAIMGGMAMAAIVTGNTVVLKPSSDSPTVAAFFMEIMREAGVPNGVVNFFTGPGATAGEALVAHPKTRFIAFTGSKEAGLRIGELSAKKQPGQIWIKRTVLEMGGKDAIIVDDEADLDSAAEGVAQSAFGFQGQKCSACSRAIVAEKVYDKFIEKLLPQVKKLKVGPSENPDNYMGPVINKSAMKTILDYIDAGKKEGRLLAGGAKAAGDGYFIEPTVIADIKPGAKIAQEEIFGPVLAIMPAKDFDDALDIANGTEYGLTGAVYTKNKKKLARASKEFHVGNLYLNRKCTGAKVGVHPFGGFNMSGTDSKAGGQDYLLLFLQAKVVAEKLPAK from the coding sequence ATGACATCCCCGGCACGGTCCCTCGGTCGCGGCGAATTCAAAAATGAGCCGATCAAGGATTTTTCCAAATCCGAAAATCGCAAGGCCATGGAAGCGGCTCTGAAAAAAGTCTCCGGCGAACTCGGCCGCGAGTATCCCATCCTCATCGGCGGCGAAGAAATCTTTACCGCGGAAAAAACGCACTCCACCAATCCTTCGCATCCCGATCAGGTAGTCGGAATTTTTCAGAAGGGAACTGTCGAGATGGCCAATCAGGCCGTCGAAGCCGCTCACAAGGAATTCGCTTCCTGGCAATGGGTACCCGCCGACGAGCGCGCCGAATGCTGCTTCAGCGCCGCGAAAATCCTGCGCAAGCGCCGCTTCGAAATGAACGCCTGGCTCTGCTACGAAACCGGAAAGACTTGGCCCGAAGCCGACGCCGACACCGCTGAGCTCATCGACTTTTGCGAATTCTATGGCCGCGAAATGCTCCGCCTCGCCGGCCCGCAAAAACTCATCCCCAACGCGGGTGAGCAGAATTATTTGAAATACATCCCGCTCGGCGTCGGCATCGTCATTCCGCCGTGGAATTTCGCCGCGGCCATTATGGGCGGCATGGCCATGGCCGCCATCGTCACTGGGAACACGGTCGTCCTGAAGCCTTCAAGCGACTCGCCAACCGTCGCAGCGTTTTTCATGGAAATCATGCGCGAAGCGGGCGTTCCGAATGGCGTCGTGAATTTCTTCACCGGCCCGGGCGCCACCGCCGGCGAAGCGCTCGTCGCGCATCCCAAGACGCGCTTCATCGCCTTCACTGGTTCGAAAGAAGCTGGTCTCCGCATCGGCGAACTCTCCGCCAAAAAGCAGCCGGGGCAAATCTGGATCAAGCGTACCGTCCTCGAAATGGGCGGCAAGGACGCCATCATCGTCGATGACGAAGCCGATCTCGATTCCGCGGCCGAAGGCGTCGCGCAATCGGCCTTCGGTTTTCAGGGACAGAAATGCTCCGCCTGCTCGCGCGCCATCGTCGCCGAAAAAGTCTATGACAAATTCATCGAGAAGCTGCTTCCGCAGGTGAAGAAGCTCAAAGTCGGCCCGTCTGAAAATCCCGACAACTACATGGGCCCGGTCATCAACAAATCCGCGATGAAAACGATTCTCGATTACATCGACGCAGGCAAAAAAGAAGGCCGCTTGCTCGCGGGCGGCGCGAAAGCCGCGGGCGACGGCTATTTCATCGAACCGACCGTCATCGCCGATATCAAACCCGGCGCGAAAATCGCACAGGAAGAAATTTTCGGCCCTGTCCTCGCCATCATGCCCGCCAAGGATTTCGACGACGCGCTCGATATCGCCAATGGCACCGAATACGGCCTTACTGGCGCCGTCTACACGAAAAACAAAAAGAAACTCGCGCGCGCTTCCAAGGAATTTCACGTCGGCAATTTGTATCTGAACCGCAAGTGCACCGGCGCAAAAGTTGGCGTCCATCCCTTCGGCGGCTTCAATATGTCCGGCACGGATTCCAAAGCCGGCGGCCAGGATTATTTGCTCCTTTTCCTGCAGGCCAAAGTCGTCGCCGAAAAACTCCCCGCGAAGTGA
- a CDS encoding NAD(P)/FAD-dependent oxidoreductase, whose amino-acid sequence MNTRNILIIGAGQNSLVAAFYLARAGLKPLVLERRSAVGGATSTLEFHPGFRASVLDAPGPLAPGIARDMRLQPLARQSSDAARLFAPLPDALSLLLYADAARSAKNIEAFSKSDAASYLDLAQIFESASGLIRDLLLMTPPDVDTLTSSAIWDLLRTGKTFRGLGKKNMRRLLRWGPMAVADFAAEFFETELLRAVIAAPGISGTAAGPWSAGTAALLLLRLGAGGLPDGKPSAVSGLSAVAGSFAQAGALSEALAAAAIRAGAEIRTNAEVARILVKNDAVAGVLLKNGEEIAASAVVSGADPKRTFLQLLEPVHLAPSFLVKMQHYRAQGTVARVFLALDALPNFTALKNSSPAEAVAALSGRIHIGPEIDYLERAFDASKYGNFSAAPYLDASIPSLLDPSLVQASSPAEAASPAKARHVMAISMQYAPYKVKPPSTASREASPNCHSEPGRPRLANGGEEPAFGSAASPKNWPALRDALADAVIKTLAEYAPDLPSKILARRVITPLDLEIDYGLTGGHISHGELALDQLFTMRPLLGFARYRTPIRNLFLCGSGTHPGVALAAASALNSSREILRALRRQPRP is encoded by the coding sequence ATGAACACGCGTAACATCCTCATCATCGGCGCCGGCCAAAATTCTCTCGTCGCCGCGTTCTATCTCGCCCGCGCTGGCCTCAAACCTCTCGTCCTCGAACGTCGCTCGGCCGTCGGCGGCGCCACCTCGACGCTCGAATTTCATCCCGGCTTTCGCGCCTCCGTCCTCGACGCTCCCGGTCCGCTCGCTCCCGGCATCGCCCGCGACATGCGCCTCCAGCCGCTCGCGCGTCAATCGAGCGACGCCGCCCGCCTTTTCGCTCCCTTGCCCGACGCGCTCTCTCTTCTCCTCTACGCCGACGCCGCTCGCTCCGCGAAAAACATCGAAGCCTTCTCCAAATCCGACGCCGCGAGCTACCTCGACCTCGCGCAAATCTTCGAAAGCGCCTCCGGCCTCATCCGCGATCTCCTCCTCATGACGCCGCCCGACGTCGACACCCTCACTTCCTCCGCCATTTGGGATTTGCTTCGCACCGGGAAAACGTTCCGCGGCCTAGGCAAGAAAAACATGCGCCGCCTGCTCCGCTGGGGACCGATGGCCGTCGCCGATTTCGCCGCCGAATTTTTCGAGACGGAACTTCTTCGCGCCGTCATCGCCGCGCCCGGAATTTCCGGCACCGCCGCGGGCCCGTGGTCAGCGGGAACTGCCGCGCTTCTGCTTTTGCGTCTCGGCGCCGGAGGTTTACCCGATGGCAAACCGTCCGCCGTCTCAGGCCTGTCCGCCGTGGCGGGTTCTTTTGCGCAGGCGGGCGCTCTTTCCGAAGCCCTGGCCGCTGCCGCCATCCGCGCCGGCGCCGAAATCCGCACCAACGCCGAAGTCGCTCGCATCCTCGTCAAGAATGACGCGGTGGCGGGAGTCCTGCTCAAAAACGGCGAAGAGATCGCCGCCAGCGCCGTCGTCTCTGGCGCCGATCCCAAGCGCACTTTCCTCCAATTGCTCGAGCCCGTGCACCTCGCACCGAGCTTCCTCGTAAAGATGCAGCACTATCGCGCACAGGGAACTGTCGCGCGCGTTTTTCTTGCTCTCGACGCGCTCCCGAATTTCACTGCGCTCAAAAATTCATCTCCCGCCGAGGCCGTCGCCGCGCTCTCCGGCCGCATCCACATCGGCCCGGAGATCGATTATCTCGAGCGCGCCTTCGACGCCTCGAAGTACGGCAATTTCTCCGCCGCGCCGTATCTCGATGCCTCCATTCCTTCGCTCCTCGATCCATCATTGGTTCAGGCAAGCTCGCCCGCCGAAGCAGCTTCGCCCGCGAAGGCGCGGCACGTCATGGCCATCTCCATGCAATACGCGCCTTACAAAGTGAAGCCGCCGAGCACGGCTTCTCGCGAAGCCTCCCCAAATTGTCATTCCGAACCCGGTCGCCCGCGGCTGGCGAACGGCGGTGAGGAACCTGCTTTTGGTTCTGCTGCCTCTCCCAAAAATTGGCCCGCACTCCGCGACGCTCTCGCCGACGCCGTCATCAAAACTCTCGCGGAATACGCTCCCGATCTCCCTTCGAAAATCCTCGCCCGCCGCGTCATCACGCCGCTCGATCTCGAAATCGACTACGGCCTCACCGGCGGCCACATCTCCCACGGCGAACTCGCTCTCGACCAGCTCTTCACCATGCGTCCGCTTCTCGGCTTCGCGCGCTATCGCACTCCCATCCGCAATCTCTTTCTCTGCGGCTCCGGGACTCATCCCGGCGTCGCCCTCGCCGCCGCCTCCGCCCTCAACTCCTCCCGCGAAATCCTCCGCGCCCTCCGGCGCCAACCTCGCCCATGA
- a CDS encoding NAD(P)/FAD-dependent oxidoreductase, with the protein MPKSYDAIIIGGGHNGLTNAAYLACAGKKVLVLERRYVLGGAAVTEEIIPGFKFSVCSYVVSLLRPEIIRDLDLPRHGLEILPLDGTFTPMPSGDHLWRVNDHAKTRRELVRHSRLDAEAYDEFGKAMLQMCRFVKPLLAMTPPDPTSLNPKGLKKLMFLARRFQSLPAEDKYNLVQLMTMSAADFLDQWFETDVLKATMSASGIIGTFLGVRSPGTAYVLLHHYMGEIDGAFRAWGFSRGGTGAISNAIADAAREAGVEIRTEAPVAKILTRNGRASGVVLQSGEEIHAKIVSSSVDPNLTFLKMMDSKDLPAEFLDEVKRYKYRGSSGKVNLALDALPEFKCLPGAGHHLRGAISISPSVNYMERAYDQAKYGEFSHRPYIDMVIPSLTDPSVAPPGKHVLSCFVQYAPYKLKNGSWENRREEFGNAVIDTISEYAPSLKNIIIGKQVLTPWDIEDQIGLTEGNIFQGELSLEQLFFLRPVAGWARYRTPVKNLYMCGSATHPGGGIMGAPGRLAALEILRDLRAT; encoded by the coding sequence ATGCCCAAATCCTACGACGCCATCATCATCGGCGGAGGCCACAACGGCCTGACCAACGCGGCCTACCTCGCTTGCGCGGGCAAAAAAGTCCTCGTCCTCGAACGCCGCTACGTCCTCGGCGGCGCCGCCGTCACCGAAGAAATCATCCCCGGATTCAAATTCTCCGTCTGCTCTTACGTCGTTTCGCTTCTGCGCCCGGAAATCATTCGCGATCTCGATCTCCCGCGCCACGGCCTCGAAATTCTTCCGCTCGACGGCACTTTCACGCCCATGCCCTCGGGCGACCATCTCTGGCGCGTCAACGACCACGCCAAGACCCGCCGCGAACTCGTCCGCCACTCGCGCCTCGACGCCGAAGCCTACGACGAATTCGGCAAAGCCATGCTTCAGATGTGCCGCTTCGTCAAACCGCTTCTCGCCATGACGCCTCCCGATCCCACTTCGCTCAATCCCAAAGGCCTCAAGAAACTTATGTTTCTCGCCCGCCGCTTCCAATCTCTCCCCGCCGAGGATAAATACAATCTCGTCCAGCTCATGACCATGTCCGCTGCCGATTTCCTCGATCAGTGGTTTGAAACAGATGTTCTCAAGGCCACCATGTCCGCCTCCGGAATCATCGGCACGTTTCTCGGCGTGCGCTCTCCCGGCACCGCTTACGTTCTCCTGCATCATTACATGGGCGAAATCGACGGCGCATTCCGCGCTTGGGGATTCAGCCGCGGCGGCACCGGCGCGATCTCCAACGCCATCGCCGACGCCGCCCGTGAAGCCGGCGTCGAAATTCGCACCGAAGCGCCCGTAGCCAAAATTCTCACGCGCAACGGCCGCGCTTCGGGAGTGGTGTTGCAGTCCGGCGAAGAAATCCACGCAAAAATCGTTTCCTCCAGCGTCGATCCCAATCTCACATTCCTGAAAATGATGGATTCCAAAGATCTCCCCGCCGAATTCCTCGACGAAGTGAAGCGCTACAAATATCGCGGCTCCTCCGGCAAAGTGAATCTCGCTCTCGATGCGCTTCCCGAATTCAAATGTTTGCCCGGCGCGGGCCATCATCTCCGCGGCGCGATTTCCATTTCGCCTTCCGTCAACTACATGGAGCGCGCCTACGATCAGGCCAAATACGGCGAATTTTCCCATCGCCCTTACATCGACATGGTTATTCCCAGCCTGACCGATCCCTCCGTCGCACCTCCCGGCAAGCACGTCCTCTCCTGTTTCGTGCAATACGCACCTTACAAACTCAAAAACGGCTCGTGGGAAAATCGCCGCGAGGAATTCGGCAACGCCGTCATCGACACCATCTCCGAATACGCGCCCAGTCTGAAAAACATAATCATCGGCAAGCAAGTCCTCACGCCGTGGGACATCGAAGATCAAATCGGCCTCACCGAAGGAAACATTTTTCAGGGCGAACTCTCGCTCGAACAGCTTTTCTTCCTGCGTCCCGTCGCCGGCTGGGCTCGTTATCGCACGCCGGTGAAAAATCTCTATATGTGCGGCTCCGCTACTCATCCCGGCGGCGGCATCATGGGCGCGCCCGGCCGCCTCGCCGCCCTCGAAATCCTCCGCGACCTGAGGGCTACCTGA
- a CDS encoding aminomethyltransferase family protein → MKLCESLNYREWSGYYTVSAYETHHEHEYNAIRNAAALIDVTPLYKYWITGADATTFVNRVITRDVRKIAVGQVIYCCWCDEEGKVIDDGTVSRLGENVYRWTAADPSLRWFEQNALGLDVKIEDISEQVASLALQGPTSARVLRQASDADLASLKYFRVTSAKIAGVPVDISRTGYTGDLGYEIWMPWNDAVKVWDELVARGRQYDLHAAGMLALDVARIEAGLLLIEVDYISSKKALIEAQKYSPYEIGLGRMVDLNKEHFVGREALAEEQKRGTKRRFVGLNIDWDEIEALFDAAGLAPQVASTASRAAVPVFDASGRQIGKATSTTWSPTLKRMIALASVAGEYAKPGTKLKMEFTVEAVRHRVEATVAELPFFNPARKTAKPVL, encoded by the coding sequence ATGAAGCTGTGCGAGAGCCTGAATTACCGCGAATGGTCGGGCTACTACACGGTGAGCGCGTACGAGACGCATCACGAGCACGAATACAACGCGATACGCAACGCGGCGGCGCTGATTGACGTGACGCCGCTCTACAAATATTGGATTACGGGCGCGGATGCGACGACGTTTGTGAACCGCGTGATTACGCGCGACGTGCGGAAAATCGCAGTGGGACAGGTGATTTACTGCTGCTGGTGCGACGAAGAAGGAAAAGTGATCGACGACGGGACCGTGTCGCGGCTGGGCGAAAATGTGTACCGGTGGACGGCGGCGGACCCGAGCCTCCGGTGGTTCGAGCAGAATGCGCTGGGGCTGGACGTGAAGATCGAGGACATTTCCGAGCAGGTGGCGTCGCTGGCGCTGCAAGGGCCGACGTCGGCGCGCGTGCTGCGGCAGGCGAGCGATGCGGATTTGGCGAGCTTGAAATATTTTCGGGTGACGAGCGCGAAGATCGCCGGCGTGCCGGTGGATATTTCGCGCACGGGATACACGGGCGATTTGGGCTACGAAATCTGGATGCCGTGGAACGATGCGGTGAAAGTCTGGGACGAGCTTGTGGCGCGCGGGCGGCAATACGATTTGCACGCGGCGGGAATGCTGGCGCTGGACGTGGCGCGAATCGAGGCAGGGCTGCTGCTGATCGAAGTCGATTACATCAGCAGCAAAAAGGCGCTGATCGAAGCGCAGAAATATTCGCCATACGAAATTGGGCTGGGGCGGATGGTGGATTTGAACAAGGAGCATTTCGTGGGGCGCGAGGCGCTCGCGGAGGAACAGAAACGCGGGACGAAGCGGCGATTCGTGGGATTGAATATCGACTGGGACGAAATCGAAGCGCTTTTCGACGCCGCGGGACTGGCACCGCAAGTGGCGAGCACGGCTTCGCGCGCGGCTGTGCCGGTCTTTGACGCGAGCGGAAGGCAGATCGGGAAGGCGACTTCGACGACATGGTCGCCAACGCTGAAGCGGATGATTGCGCTCGCGAGCGTGGCGGGCGAATACGCGAAGCCGGGGACGAAGCTGAAAATGGAATTCACGGTCGAGGCGGTGCGGCATCGCGTCGAGGCCACGGTGGCGGAATTGCCGTTTTTTAATCCGGCGAGAAAGACGGCGAAGCCGGTACTCTGA